A genomic segment from Agelaius phoeniceus isolate bAgePho1 chromosome 2, bAgePho1.hap1, whole genome shotgun sequence encodes:
- the TMEM139 gene encoding transmembrane protein 139 has product MLLETRWKNIRQTLLLLFTAALLIGVTMLAISSNINPVGYFFLGVGGVCLVGYLLSVFVECYLRNQHRRDANEIPPNRQSQAGVNAAYEAPTYEEVMTMSAPAPAIWTITSNPGSVPSPLSEPPPYNIVIESSAQQEMMVEALRGPVPPDTAHISDTDTGSRTQLQLVLPPRLQRFVSDIHGDKDLEERFEPLEPLTPPPAYETAISDEVFAEAHQPSVLGLISPSVNTEPNPHPNTGCS; this is encoded by the exons ATGTTGTTAGAGACACGCTGGAAGAACATCCGCCAAACCTTGCTGCTTCTGTTCACCGCTGCTCTTCTCATCGGGGTCACCATGCTGGCCATCTCCTCTAACATCAACCCAGTGGGCTATTTCTTCCTCGGGGTAGGGGGAGTGTGCCTGGTCGGCTATTTGCTGAGTGTGTTTGTCGAGTGTTACCTGAGGAATCAACACCGGCGTGACGCAAATGAAATACCTCCAAACAGGCAAAGCCAAGCAGG GGTGAATGCCGCCTATGAAGCGCCCACCTACGAGGAGGTGATGACCATGtcagctccagcaccagcaaTATGGACAATTACATCCAACCCGGGCTCCGTGCCCTCGCCGCTGAGCGAGCCTCCCCCGTACAACATCGTTATTGAATCCTCTGCCCAACAGGAGATGATGGTGGAGGCTCTGCGGGGGCCAGTGCCACCAGACACAGCGCACATCTCTGACACAGACACGGGCTCCAGGAcgcagctgcagctggtgctgccccCGAGACTGCAGCGGTTTGTTTCGGACATCCATGGGGACAAAGACCTTGAAGAAAGGTTTGAACCACTGGAGCCACTCACCCCACCACCTGCTTACGAGACTGCCATCAGTGATGAGGTCTTTGCAGAGGCTCACCAGCCCTCTGTGTTAGGATTGATTTCACCTTCCGTGAATACAGAACCAAACCCTCACCCCAATACAGGATGTTCCTAG